A window of Ranitomeya variabilis isolate aRanVar5 chromosome 2, aRanVar5.hap1, whole genome shotgun sequence contains these coding sequences:
- the LOC143803809 gene encoding olfactory receptor 5V1-like: protein MDLNNQTKVTFFIIMGISSLPELQALIFLLVLLIYLFTLGGNGTILLLVCLDHHLHTPMYFFLCNLSILDISSSTISLHMILVAYLTGDNNVSFLSCILQFYIFSCLACNELLMLVAMSYDRYVAICQPLRYSVIMNSKVCALLAMACWVTSFIEVVPYVVLLSSFSCYKSNIINHFFCDLVPLLSLTCSDTSTLKLLSLIEGLLLLSITPFVLTFTPYVFIIASILRIRSTTGRRKAFYTCSSHITVVILLYVTLICQYLKPTTADSLESNKLFSLFNTAAVPMLNPLIYSLKNRDVKSSLRRKLKLTKYL, encoded by the coding sequence ATGGATCTCAATAACCAAACTAAGGTGACCTTCTTCATCATTATGGGAATTTCAAGTCTTCCAGAGTTACAGGCTCTTATTTTCCTTCTGGTTCTTCTCATTTATCTCTTCACTCTTGGTGGAAATGGGACCATTCTTCTACTGGTCTGCCTAGACCATCACCTTCACACTCCCATGTATTTCTTCCTGTGCAACTTGTCCATCTTGGACATTTCCTCTAGCACCATCAGTCTACATATGATTTTGGTAGCCTATTTAACAGGAGATAATAATGTTTCCTTCCTTTCTTGTATACTACAGTTCTACATATTTTCTTGCTTGGCTTGCAATGAGCTGCTGATGTTGGTGGCCATGAGTTATGACCGGTATGTTGCCATATGCCAGCCATTACGATATTCCGTCATCATGAACTCTAAAGTATGTGCTCTGTTAGCCATGGCCTGTTGGGTTACATCTTTCATAGAAGTTGTACCATACGTGGTATTATTATCTAGTTTTTCTTGTTATAAATCCAACATCATCAATCACTTCTTCTGTGATCTTGTGCCACTTCTGAGTCTAACCTGCAGTGACACTTCCACCTTAAAGCTCCTCAGCCTTATTGAAGGACTATTACTTTTAAGCATTACACCTTTCGTTCTTACCTTCACTCCATATGTATTCATCATTGCCTCTATACTGAGGATCCGGTCTACCACCGGGAGACGTAAGGCCTTCTACACATGTTCCTCCCACATTACAGTTGTCATACTTCTCTATGTGACTTTGATTTGTCAATACCTGAAACCGACCACGGCAGACTCTCTAGAGTCCAATAAGTTGTTTTCCCTCTTTAACACAGCTGCCGTCCCCATGCTGAACCCGCTGATCTACAGCTTAAAAAACAGGGATGTGAAATCATCATTGAGAAGGAAATTAAAGCTAACAAAATATCTGTGA